In a single window of the Streptacidiphilus sp. P02-A3a genome:
- a CDS encoding nitroreductase family protein — MTSTYQRPLEAATLLTGRSHGPEHRYGRSGPAFWDGLTLSSAATPQPLAAARSAGLIQAEHLLETACLGSRNGDFAAPSAGAIQPYECYAVVDDDAAPAVYALDPVRRSGRLLHRGSEVAEALARSHGPVPESGFLLLVAARPWLSMRKYGDRGFLYTQLDSGHLATHLLLAAGDQAERAELLVGPPSAPLSEPLDQLLRLAARCRQLVSVLRVSGLRPGAPARTHTGWSYQDDRSAVPTGDPVAWLEEACWDSIPAGGADAHTDGAPGGRPLPAAGLLTGSSALLPHAPLVGGTDNRALAARRRSAKGFRPGPIPLDQLTWALGGMRTALPVDLPADPRFSATLVARDVDGLPTGAYDLTAPDAPPRPGAVDPDELVAACMGQQQLRDAAALVLFHAPRRSLHSGGRRHPVGPLFRAGALGHLLYLGATRAGLAVTAIGGFDSARWAELAGLPTEQDVLYILLLGTADGSTAKLDRMQTAYAQDEK; from the coding sequence ATGACATCGACGTACCAACGCCCGCTTGAGGCGGCGACCCTGCTCACCGGCCGCAGTCACGGCCCCGAGCACCGGTACGGCAGATCCGGCCCCGCGTTCTGGGACGGTCTGACGCTTTCCTCGGCGGCCACGCCGCAACCGCTCGCGGCCGCCCGGTCGGCCGGGCTCATCCAGGCGGAGCACCTGCTCGAAACCGCCTGCCTGGGCTCGCGCAACGGCGACTTCGCGGCCCCCTCGGCCGGTGCGATCCAACCCTACGAGTGCTATGCCGTGGTCGACGACGACGCGGCGCCCGCCGTCTACGCGCTGGACCCGGTCCGCCGGTCCGGGCGGCTGCTGCACCGGGGGAGCGAGGTGGCCGAGGCCCTGGCCCGCTCGCACGGACCGGTCCCGGAAAGCGGGTTCCTGCTGCTGGTCGCGGCCCGGCCGTGGCTGTCCATGCGCAAGTACGGGGACCGGGGCTTCCTCTACACCCAGCTGGACAGCGGCCACCTGGCGACCCACCTGCTGCTCGCGGCCGGGGACCAGGCCGAGCGGGCCGAACTGCTGGTCGGACCGCCGTCCGCGCCGCTGTCCGAACCGTTGGACCAGCTGCTGCGGCTCGCCGCGCGCTGCCGCCAACTGGTCTCGGTGCTCCGGGTCTCCGGCCTGCGGCCGGGCGCCCCGGCCCGGACCCACACCGGCTGGAGCTACCAGGACGACCGCTCCGCCGTACCGACCGGCGACCCCGTCGCCTGGCTGGAGGAGGCCTGCTGGGACTCGATCCCGGCCGGCGGCGCCGACGCCCACACCGACGGCGCACCCGGCGGCCGACCGCTCCCGGCGGCCGGACTGCTGACCGGCTCCTCGGCGCTGCTCCCGCACGCGCCGCTGGTGGGCGGCACGGACAACCGGGCGCTGGCCGCCCGGCGCCGATCGGCCAAGGGCTTCCGGCCGGGGCCGATCCCCCTCGACCAACTCACCTGGGCCCTGGGCGGGATGCGCACCGCGCTGCCGGTCGACCTGCCCGCCGACCCACGTTTCTCGGCCACCCTGGTCGCCCGCGACGTGGACGGGTTGCCGACCGGAGCGTACGACCTGACCGCACCCGACGCGCCGCCGAGGCCCGGCGCGGTCGACCCGGACGAACTGGTCGCGGCCTGCATGGGACAGCAGCAGCTCCGGGACGCGGCGGCGCTGGTGCTGTTCCACGCCCCCCGCCGCAGCCTGCACTCCGGGGGCCGTCGGCACCCGGTCGGTCCGCTCTTCCGGGCCGGAGCCCTCGGCCACCTGCTCTACCTCGGCGCCACCCGGGCCGGACTGGCCGTCACCGCCATCGGCGGTTTCGACTCCGCCCGCTGGGCCGAACTGGCCGGGCTCCCGACGGAACAGGACGTGCTGTACATCCTGCTGCTGGGCACCGCCGACGGCAGCACGGCCAAGCTCGACCGGATGCAGACCGCCTACGCCCAGGACGAGAAGTGA
- a CDS encoding choice-of-anchor A family protein, whose protein sequence is MTSAAFWRRRFSSALALTLVPFGLSLVAPSAASAAGLPGGLGPCLGAECPATFPPVNNGPFAGRDAGVNIFVGGDFDVRGSAAEAEGHVVTLGNFDQDKAVGVSAAYNIGIAGVGSRVPPPDGADFLTAGGNVTVAAGQRLLADDGVVRYAGTASGTIIGTPVQDSQAVAGYSPLRGQLQAASACYAGIGAPRPATGTAVNDGYQTLFTGDGVSALQVFNVDFDLTSSSGGAQGVAFADIPANATVLVNLVGGARTISTFSGDLSDSAPWNKLRERLLWNVPTATSLTLTGTGQFQGSVLVGNPGSSAIVNMPGVNGRFFTTGSLTHTSGGSGGTGTEFHAYPFNGDLPDCGTPPTPTASTTVTKVDADTGQPLAGATFQLWRESNGVPGLQATGGNPDTRVGAPCATPATGVCAEGDLPLGTYYWQETAAPPGYDLPDPAVSQVVLASDGQNARVTVGDTRTAVHTTASTSVQKVDSATGEPLAGAVFQLWRETNGVDGLQTTGANPDTEVGAPCTTPADGICSADGLPFGSYYWREVSAPAGYDLPDPAVTAVELDRGSPCVAITVKETKECPPTPCPPKPCPPKPCPPKPRGHTGKR, encoded by the coding sequence GTGACCAGCGCCGCCTTCTGGAGACGACGGTTCAGCTCCGCCCTGGCCCTGACGCTGGTCCCGTTCGGCCTGTCGCTCGTCGCACCGTCGGCCGCGTCCGCGGCCGGACTCCCCGGAGGCCTGGGGCCCTGCCTCGGCGCCGAGTGTCCGGCGACCTTCCCACCGGTCAACAACGGTCCCTTCGCGGGCCGCGACGCCGGTGTCAACATCTTCGTCGGCGGCGACTTCGACGTCCGGGGCTCCGCCGCGGAGGCCGAGGGCCATGTGGTGACCCTCGGGAACTTCGACCAGGACAAGGCCGTCGGGGTGAGCGCCGCCTACAACATCGGGATCGCGGGCGTCGGCTCCCGGGTCCCGCCGCCGGACGGAGCGGACTTCCTCACCGCCGGAGGCAATGTCACCGTGGCCGCCGGGCAGCGGCTGCTCGCCGACGACGGCGTGGTCCGCTACGCCGGAACGGCCTCCGGCACCATCATCGGCACACCGGTCCAGGACAGCCAGGCGGTCGCCGGGTACTCCCCGCTGCGGGGCCAGTTGCAGGCGGCCAGCGCGTGCTACGCCGGGATCGGCGCGCCCCGCCCCGCCACCGGAACGGCGGTCAACGACGGATACCAGACCCTGTTCACCGGTGACGGCGTCTCCGCGCTCCAGGTCTTCAACGTCGACTTCGACCTCACCTCGTCCAGCGGTGGAGCGCAGGGCGTCGCCTTCGCGGACATCCCGGCGAACGCCACGGTGCTGGTCAACCTGGTCGGCGGCGCCCGCACCATCAGCACCTTCAGCGGCGACCTCAGCGACAGCGCCCCGTGGAACAAGCTGCGCGAGCGGCTGCTGTGGAACGTCCCCACCGCGACCTCCCTCACGCTCACCGGCACCGGGCAGTTCCAGGGAAGCGTGCTGGTCGGCAACCCGGGCAGCTCCGCGATCGTCAACATGCCCGGTGTGAACGGCAGGTTCTTCACCACCGGATCGCTGACGCACACCTCGGGCGGCTCGGGCGGCACCGGCACCGAGTTCCACGCCTACCCCTTCAACGGCGACCTCCCGGACTGCGGCACCCCGCCGACGCCCACCGCGTCGACCACCGTGACCAAGGTCGACGCCGACACCGGGCAGCCGCTGGCGGGCGCGACCTTCCAGCTGTGGCGGGAGTCGAACGGCGTCCCGGGCCTCCAGGCCACCGGCGGCAACCCGGACACCCGGGTCGGCGCCCCCTGCGCCACCCCGGCCACCGGCGTCTGCGCGGAGGGCGACCTTCCGCTGGGGACGTACTACTGGCAGGAGACCGCCGCGCCTCCCGGCTACGACCTGCCCGACCCCGCGGTCAGCCAGGTGGTCCTGGCGAGCGACGGGCAGAACGCCCGGGTCACCGTCGGGGACACCAGGACCGCGGTCCACACGACCGCCTCGACCAGCGTGCAGAAGGTGGACTCGGCCACCGGCGAGCCGCTGGCCGGTGCCGTCTTCCAGCTCTGGCGCGAGACCAACGGCGTCGACGGCCTGCAGACCACCGGAGCCAACCCCGACACCGAGGTCGGCGCCCCCTGCACCACCCCGGCCGACGGGATCTGCTCCGCCGACGGGCTCCCCTTCGGCAGCTACTACTGGCGGGAGGTCTCCGCGCCCGCCGGCTACGACCTGCCGGACCCGGCGGTGACCGCCGTCGAGCTCGACCGGGGCAGCCCGTGCGTGGCGATCACGGTCAAGGAGACCAAGGAGTGCCCGCCCACGCCCTGCCCGCCGAAACCGTGCCCGCCCAAACCCTGCCCGCCCAAGCCGCGCGGCCACACCGGGAAGCGCTGA
- a CDS encoding acyltransferase — protein MSTVIQSTAQVDPTARVGDGSAVWELAQIREEAVLGRGCVVGRGAYVGPGVRIGDNVKLQNYALVYEPAELGDGVFVGPAAVLTNDYYPRAVDPAGRLKRGGDWQPVAVRVAEGASLGARSVCVAPVSVGRWALVAAGAVVTRDVPDFALVAGVPARRIGWVGRAGVRLVERQGEPGVWECPETGALHDEKEGELTERP, from the coding sequence GTGAGCACAGTGATCCAGTCCACCGCCCAGGTCGACCCGACCGCGCGGGTGGGCGACGGCAGCGCCGTCTGGGAGTTGGCGCAGATCCGGGAGGAGGCGGTGCTGGGCCGGGGCTGCGTGGTGGGCCGGGGCGCCTACGTCGGACCGGGCGTGCGCATCGGCGACAACGTGAAGCTGCAGAACTACGCGCTGGTCTACGAACCGGCGGAGCTCGGCGACGGGGTCTTCGTCGGCCCGGCCGCGGTGCTCACCAACGACTACTACCCGCGCGCGGTCGACCCCGCCGGTCGGCTCAAGCGCGGCGGCGACTGGCAGCCGGTGGCGGTCCGGGTCGCCGAGGGGGCCTCGCTCGGCGCCAGGTCCGTGTGCGTGGCACCGGTCTCGGTCGGCCGCTGGGCCCTGGTCGCGGCCGGGGCCGTGGTCACCCGGGACGTCCCCGACTTCGCGCTGGTGGCGGGGGTCCCGGCGCGCAGGATCGGCTGGGTCGGTCGCGCAGGAGTACGACTGGTCGAACGTCAGGGCGAGCCCGGCGTCTGGGAGTGCCCGGAGACCGGGGCGCTGCACGACGAGAAGGAGGGCGAACTGACCGAACGGCCCTGA
- a CDS encoding WecB/TagA/CpsF family glycosyltransferase, translated as MTRQTLFGFELDALTMDQTVDRCLTAVREGEQLEIGVVNAAKLVNMRRDPRLAGAVSGCDLVLADGQAVVWAARLLRAPLPERVAGIDLFLRLLAAAEKSGLSVYLLGARQPVLDLMLQQISSRFPELKVAGSRNGYFEDAEQGAVADAIADSGAQLLFLGMTSPKKELFTAGYGPRSGVRVVHGVGGSFDILAGVTRRAPEVWQRLGAEWLYRALQEPRRLGRRYLTTNTRFLLMTVRELVRPTPLYSANRRSH; from the coding sequence ATGACCCGGCAGACCCTGTTCGGTTTCGAACTCGACGCGTTGACCATGGACCAGACCGTGGACCGCTGCCTCACCGCGGTACGCGAGGGCGAGCAGCTGGAGATCGGGGTGGTGAACGCCGCCAAGCTGGTCAACATGCGGCGCGACCCGCGGCTGGCCGGGGCCGTGTCGGGCTGCGACCTGGTGCTCGCCGACGGGCAGGCCGTGGTCTGGGCCGCTAGGCTGCTGCGCGCCCCGCTGCCGGAGCGGGTGGCCGGTATCGACCTGTTCCTGCGGCTGCTGGCGGCGGCCGAGAAGTCCGGGCTCTCGGTCTACCTGCTGGGCGCCCGGCAACCGGTGCTGGACCTGATGCTCCAACAGATCTCCTCACGCTTCCCGGAGTTGAAGGTGGCCGGGAGCCGCAACGGCTACTTCGAGGACGCCGAGCAGGGCGCGGTCGCCGACGCGATCGCCGACAGCGGCGCGCAGTTGCTGTTCCTCGGGATGACCTCGCCCAAGAAGGAGCTGTTCACCGCGGGATACGGGCCGCGCAGCGGCGTGCGGGTGGTGCACGGCGTCGGCGGTTCCTTCGACATCCTGGCCGGGGTCACCCGCAGGGCCCCGGAGGTGTGGCAGCGGCTGGGCGCGGAGTGGCTCTACCGCGCGCTCCAGGAGCCGCGCCGCCTGGGGCGGCGCTACCTCACCACCAACACCCGCTTCCTGCTGATGACCGTCAGGGAGCTGGTCCGCCCCACCCCGTTGTACTCGGCGAACCGGAGGAGCCACTGA
- a CDS encoding nucleotide sugar dehydrogenase, whose amino-acid sequence MRVVIVGQGYVGLPLAIRAAEVGHEVIGYDVNTRRVKSLAGGESYVEDVSAERIRAALAAGSYRPTDQARDCGGFDIAVVTVPTPLREGVPDLSYIEESARTLARYLRPGATVVLESTTYPGTTQELFGPLLETGSGLAAGTDFHLGYSPERIDPGNTVWGFQQTPKVVSGVNPASLAAVRGFYDGLVDTTVPVDSPMEAELAKLLENTFRHVNIALVNEVAMFARHLGIDVWQAIDAASSKPFGFMRFTPGPGVGGHCLPIDPSYLSWRVQRELGQNFRFVELANDINNHMPEYVTRRLVDAFNVRRRSVNGSRVLLLGLAYKKDTGDARESPALRVAQLLLDMGAEVRAVDPHVVEDMAVDARLVRVEACPEELAAADAVVLLTDHDSFDYDSVLEHARYVLDCRRRLSGPTVEVL is encoded by the coding sequence ATGCGCGTCGTCATCGTCGGGCAGGGCTATGTGGGACTGCCGCTGGCAATCCGGGCCGCCGAGGTCGGGCACGAGGTGATCGGCTACGACGTCAACACCCGCCGGGTGAAGAGCCTGGCCGGCGGCGAGTCCTACGTGGAGGACGTCTCGGCCGAGCGGATCCGGGCCGCGCTGGCCGCTGGCAGCTACCGGCCGACCGACCAGGCCCGGGACTGCGGCGGCTTCGACATCGCCGTGGTCACCGTGCCGACCCCGCTGCGCGAGGGCGTGCCGGACCTCAGCTACATCGAGGAGTCGGCCCGCACCCTGGCCCGCTACCTGCGGCCGGGGGCGACCGTGGTGCTGGAGTCGACCACCTACCCGGGGACCACCCAGGAGCTGTTCGGACCGCTGCTGGAGACCGGCTCGGGGCTGGCCGCCGGAACCGACTTCCACCTCGGCTACAGCCCGGAGCGGATCGACCCGGGCAACACCGTCTGGGGGTTCCAGCAGACGCCCAAGGTCGTCTCCGGGGTGAACCCGGCCTCGCTGGCCGCCGTGCGCGGCTTCTACGACGGACTGGTCGACACCACCGTCCCGGTGGACTCGCCGATGGAGGCGGAGCTGGCCAAGCTGCTGGAGAACACCTTCCGGCACGTCAACATCGCACTGGTGAACGAGGTCGCGATGTTCGCCCGGCACCTGGGCATCGACGTCTGGCAGGCCATCGACGCCGCCTCCAGCAAGCCCTTCGGCTTCATGCGGTTCACCCCCGGGCCCGGCGTCGGCGGCCACTGCCTGCCGATCGACCCCTCCTACCTGTCCTGGCGGGTACAGCGCGAGCTGGGCCAGAACTTCCGCTTCGTCGAGCTGGCCAACGACATCAACAACCACATGCCGGAGTACGTGACCCGGCGCCTGGTCGACGCGTTCAACGTCCGGCGGCGCTCGGTCAACGGCTCGCGGGTGCTGCTGCTCGGCCTGGCCTACAAGAAGGACACCGGCGACGCCCGGGAGTCGCCCGCGCTGCGCGTCGCCCAACTGCTGCTGGACATGGGCGCCGAGGTCCGCGCGGTGGACCCGCACGTGGTCGAGGACATGGCGGTGGACGCCCGGCTGGTACGGGTCGAGGCCTGCCCCGAGGAGCTGGCGGCGGCGGACGCGGTGGTGCTGCTCACCGACCACGACTCCTTCGACTACGACAGCGTGCTGGAGCACGCCCGGTACGTGCTGGACTGCCGACGGCGGCTGTCCGGGCCCACGGTGGAGGTGCTCTGA
- the wecB gene encoding non-hydrolyzing UDP-N-acetylglucosamine 2-epimerase — MPGSQLRIVCVAGARPNYMKVKPVMDALEARGAEVVLVHTGQHYDESMNEVFFRDLGIRPPDHFLGVGSGSHAEQTGRVMAAFEPLLGQVSPDAVVVVGDINSTLACALVTAKAGPLLAHVEAGLRSRDWAMPEEVNRVATDRVSDYLLASSPDAAENLRAEGYRDDQVHLVGNVMIDTLFANLERARGSDVLDRYGLARGGYGLVTLHRPANVDDPGVLTGLLKALGEIAGHCPLLLPVHPRAAGRLAELGVPGGLRLVPPAGYLDFIALQDAARIVLTDSGGVQEETTALGVPCVTLRDNTERPITVEQGTNVLAGRAPERIVAAVTRVLADPPEPRRPPLWDGHAGDRIAEVLLSGGTAGDRRRPTDLPPGSR; from the coding sequence ATGCCGGGGAGCCAGCTGCGGATCGTCTGCGTCGCCGGGGCGCGGCCCAACTACATGAAGGTCAAACCGGTGATGGACGCCCTGGAGGCCCGGGGCGCCGAGGTGGTGCTGGTCCACACCGGGCAGCACTACGACGAGTCCATGAACGAGGTCTTCTTCCGCGACCTGGGCATCCGGCCCCCGGACCACTTCCTCGGGGTCGGCTCCGGCAGCCACGCCGAGCAGACCGGGCGGGTGATGGCGGCCTTCGAGCCGCTGCTCGGCCAGGTCTCCCCGGACGCGGTGGTCGTCGTCGGCGACATCAACTCCACCCTGGCCTGCGCGCTGGTCACGGCGAAGGCCGGGCCGCTGCTGGCCCATGTGGAGGCGGGGCTGCGCAGCCGGGACTGGGCCATGCCGGAGGAGGTCAACCGGGTCGCCACCGACCGGGTCAGCGACTACCTGCTGGCGTCGTCCCCGGACGCCGCCGAGAACCTGCGCGCCGAGGGCTACCGGGACGACCAGGTGCACCTGGTCGGCAACGTCATGATCGACACGCTGTTCGCCAACCTGGAGCGGGCCAGGGGGTCCGACGTGCTGGACCGGTACGGGCTGGCCAGGGGCGGCTACGGGCTGGTCACCCTGCACCGGCCGGCCAATGTGGACGACCCCGGGGTGCTCACCGGGCTGCTGAAGGCCCTGGGCGAGATCGCCGGGCACTGCCCGCTGCTGCTGCCGGTGCACCCGCGCGCGGCCGGGCGGCTGGCCGAACTCGGCGTCCCCGGCGGTCTCCGGCTGGTCCCCCCGGCCGGCTACCTGGACTTCATCGCGTTACAGGACGCCGCCCGGATCGTGCTCACCGACTCGGGCGGCGTGCAGGAGGAGACCACGGCGCTGGGTGTGCCGTGCGTGACCCTGCGGGACAACACCGAGCGCCCGATCACCGTCGAGCAGGGCACCAACGTGCTCGCCGGGCGCGCCCCGGAACGGATCGTGGCCGCCGTCACCCGGGTGCTGGCCGACCCGCCCGAACCGCGCCGCCCACCGCTGTGGGACGGGCACGCGGGCGACCGGATCGCCGAGGTGCTGCTCTCCGGCGGCACCGCGGGCGACCGGCGCAGACCCACCGACCTGCCGCCGGGCTCCCGTTGA